Proteins from one Rosa chinensis cultivar Old Blush chromosome 7, RchiOBHm-V2, whole genome shotgun sequence genomic window:
- the LOC112175371 gene encoding KH domain-containing protein At1g09660/At1g09670 has protein sequence MGERIPPGSYFQYPPPGVPASPHRSPLPSGDRERYLAELLAEKQKLGPFVQVLPLCSRLLSHEIRRVSGFNQTLADHEILERESPYRSLGQHTNGRPMDLEGWSGMQMEENGHIQRMVPFQSPSMVWPGVQGIPTTPIVKRVIRLDVPVDKYPHYNFVGRILGPRGNSLKRVEAMTECRVYIRGKGSVKDSVKEEKLKEKPGYEHLNEPLHVLVEAEFPEDIINARLDYAVAMLENLLKPVDESFDHYKKQQLRELAMLNGTLREESPSMSPSLSPSMSPFNSTGMKRAKTGK, from the exons ATGGGAGAGAGAATTCCTCCTGGGAGTTACTTCCAGTATCCCCCTCCCGGCGTCCCTGCATCTCCACACAGGTCTCCGCTCCCTTCTGGAGATCGAGAAAG ATATTTGGCTGAACTTCTAGCAGAGAAGCAAAAGTTGGGACCATTTGTGCAGGTTTTGCCGCTATGTAGCAGACTTCTAAGTCATG AGATCAGAAGGGTGTCGGGCTTCAATCAAACTCTTGCAGATCATGAAATACTTGAGCGTGAAAGTCCATACAGATCATTAGGTCAACACACAAATGGTAGACCAATGGATTTGGAGGGATGGTCAGGAATGCAAATGGAG GAAAATGGACATATCCAACGGATGGTCCCGTTTCAATCTCCTTCGATGGTTTGGCCTGGGGTGCAAGGAATTCCAACCACTCCTATTGTAAAGAGAGTTATTAGACTTGATGTTCCGGTGGACAAATATCCACAT TACAATTTCGTAGGCCGAATTTTGGGACCACGTGGGAACTCCCTAAAAAGAGTTGAAGCCATGACAGAATGTAGGGTGTATATCCGAGGAAAGGGTTCTGTGAAGGATTCGGTAAAG gaagagaaattaaaagaaaagccTGGATATGAACATCTTAATGAGCCGTTGCATGTGTTGGTGGAGGCTGAATTTCCCGAAGATATAATCAATGCTCGCTTGGACTATGCAGTGGCTATGCTAGAGAACCTTCTCAAGCCTGTG GATGAGTCTTTCGATCACTATAAGAAGCAACAGCTGAGGGAATTAGCTATGCTTAATGGTACATTGAGGGAAGAGAGCCCAAGTATGAGCCCAAGTCTAAGCCCAAGCATGTCACCCTTTAACAGTACAGGAATGAAACGTGCCAAGACAGGAAAATAG